The proteins below come from a single Alnus glutinosa chromosome 9, dhAlnGlut1.1, whole genome shotgun sequence genomic window:
- the LOC133877770 gene encoding tropinone reductase homolog At2g29150-like yields the protein MAQNSRWSLQGKTALVTGGTKGIGYAIVEELAGLGATVHTCCRNEAELSECLQEWEAKGFRVTGSICDLLSRPQREELMNKVSGQFNGKLDIFINNAGANLMKPSVEYTAEDFSFILGINLEAAYHLCQLAHPLLQASGAGSIILLSSTAGSVATGSGSIYEACKGAINQLTRSLACEWAKDNIRTNSVSPWWIRTPVLEFAFANEQLLKSLASQSPVGRWGEPKEVSSMVAFLCLPASSYITGQTICVDGGQTSSGFLPPRA from the exons ATGGCACAAAACAGTAGATGGTCTCTTCAGGGAAAGACAGCTCTTGTTACCGGTGGAACCAAAGGAATCGG GTATGCTATTGTTGAAGAATTGGCCGGGCTTGGGGCGACCGTGCACACATGCTGTCGGAATGAAGCTGAATTGAGTGAGTGCTTGCAAGAGTGGGAGGCGAAGGGCTTTCGAGTTACTGGTTCAATCTGTGACCTTTTGTCTCGACCCCAACGAGAGGAGCTTATGAACAAAGTTTCCGGTCAATTTAACGGCAAGCTCGATATCTTT ATAAACAATGCGGGAGCCAACTTAATGAAACCATCCGTAGAGTACACAGCTGAAGATTTCTCATTCATCCTGGGCATCAATCTTGAAGCTGCTTACCACCTGTGCCAACTTGCACATCCTCTTCTGCAAGCATCAGGGGCAGGAAGCATCATTCTCCTTTCATCTACTGCTGGATCGGTGGCAACGGGAAGTGGCTCTATTTATGAAGCATGTAAAG GAGCAATAAACCAACTTACTAGAAGTTTGGCATGTGAGTGGGCAAAGGACAATATTAGGACTAATTCCGTCTCACCCTGGTGGATCAGAACTCCCGTCCTTGAATTT GCTTTTGCAAACGAACAGCTTTTGAAAAGTTTAGCTTCGCAAAGTCCTGTTGGACGGTGGGGTGAGCCGAAGGAGGTCTCATCGATGGTTGCATTCCTCTGCCTACCCGCATCCTCCTACATAACTGGACAGACAATTTGTGTTGATGGAGGTCAGACCTCTAGTGGCTTCCTGCCTCCACGCGCTTAG